In the Engystomops pustulosus chromosome 2, aEngPut4.maternal, whole genome shotgun sequence genome, one interval contains:
- the TOMM70 gene encoding mitochondrial import receptor subunit TOM70, giving the protein MAASKPVEPQGGPGMPHWKLALAMGAPLLLGAGALYLWSRHRSSKKDNQRRTPEGRASPVPSAGQEAAPQQEMTPLEKAQAAKNKGNKYFKAGKYDQAIQCYTEAIGLCPPEKKVDLSTFYQNRAAAYEQQQTWKEVVQDCTKAVELNPKYVKALFRRAKAHERLDNKKESLEDVTAVCILEGFQNQNSMLLADKVLKLLGKEKAKDKYKNREPLMPSPQFIKSYFSSFTDDIISQPLHKEEKSDEDKDKEGEAAVVKEKSGYLKAKQYMEEENYDKIVSECTKEVEARGKYIAEALLLRATFYLLIGNSAAAKPDLDQVISMEDANVKLRANALIKRGSMYMQQQQPMLSTQDFNIAADIDPQNADVYHHRGQLKILLDQVDEAVADFDECIRLRPDSALAQAQKCFALYRKAYTGSNPLQIKAAMKGFEDVIKKFPKCAEGYALYAQALTDQQQFGKADEMYDQCIDLEPDNATTYVHKGLLQLQWKQDLDKGLDLISKAIEIDNKCDFAYETMGTIEVQRGNLDKAIDMFNKAINLAKSEMEMAHLYSLCDAAYAQTEVARKYGLKPPTL; this is encoded by the exons ATGGCCGCCTCCAAACCCGTGGAGCCGCAAGGCGGACCCGGGATGCCGCACTGGAAGCTGGCCCTGGCCATGGGGGCCCCGCTGCTGCTGGGAGCCGGAGCGCTGTATctatggagcaggcacaggtccagTAAGAAAGACAACCAGAGGAGGACACCGGAGGGGAGGGCGAGCCCGGTGCCCAGTGCGGGCCAGGAGGCTGCACCCCAGCAGGAGATG ACCCCCCTCGAAAAAGCACAAGCTGCAAAGAACAAAGGCAACAAGTATTTCAAAGCTGGGAAATACGATCAAGCCATCCAGTGTTACACTGAGGCCATCGGTCTGTGTCCTCCGGAGAAGAAGGTGGACCTGTCTACTTTCTACCAGAACAGAGCTGCCGCCTACGAGCAGCAG caaACGTGGAAAGAAGTTGTCCAGGACTGCACCAAAGCAGTGGAGCTAAATCCCAAGTATGTGAAAGCCCTCTTCAGACGGGCAAAAGCACACGAAAGGCTTGACAACAAGAAAGAGAGCTTGGAAG ATGTCACTGCCGTTTGTATCTTGGAAGGCTTCCAGAACCAGAACAGCATGCTGCTCGCAGATAAAGTACTTAAGCTGCTCGGGAAAGAAAAAGCCAAAGACAAATACAAG AACAGGGAGCCACTGATGCCTTCACCACAGTTCATCAAATCCTATTTCAGCTCTTTCACCGATGATATAATCTCCCAGCCCCTGCATAAAGAGGAGAAGTCAGACGAAGATAAGGACAAAGAAGGAGAGGCGGCCGTAGTCAAGGAGAA atCTGGTTACTTAAAAGCCAAACAATATATGGAAGAGGAGAACTATGATAAAATAGTCAGTGAATGTACAAAGGAAGTGGAGGCCAGAGGCAAGTACATTGCTGAGGCTTTACTACTGAGAGCCACCTTCTACCTGCTCATCGGAAACTCTGCTGCTGCTAAGCCGGATTTGGATCAGGTTATTAGCATGGAAGATGCCAATGTGAAG TTACGTGCAAATGCCCTTATCAAAAGGGgcagtatgtatatgcagcagcaGCAACCAATGCTCTCCACTCAAGATTTCAACATTGCTGCAGACATTGACCCCCAGAATGCAGATGTGTACCACCATAGAGGACAG CTAAAAATCCTACTTGACCAAGTGGATGAAGCGGTTGCAGACTTTGATGAATGTATCAGATTGCGACCAGATTCTGCTTTGGCTCAAGCACAAAAATGCTTTGCATTA TACCGTAAAGCATATACCGGCAGCAATCCACTGCAGATCAAAGCTGCAATGAAAGGGTTTGAAGATGTTATAAAGAAATTTCCAAAATGTGCAGAAGGCTACGCCCTTTACGCCCAG GCCCTAACAGATCAACAGCAGTTTGGGAAAGCAGATGAGATGTACGACCAGTGTATAGATCTGGAACCAGACAATGCCACAACATATGTTCATAAAGG CTTACTCCAGCTGCAGTGGAAACAAGATCTTGATAAAGGCTTAGATCTCATCAGCAAAGCCATTGAAATAGATAACAAATGTGACTTTGCCTACGAAACCATGGGGACAATAGAAGTTCAAAG GGGGAATCTGGACAAAGCCATTGACATGTTCAATAAAGCCATCAACCTGGCGAAGTCTGAAATGGAAATGGCCCATCTGTACTCACTATGTGACGCCGCTTACGCCCAGACAGAAGTCGCCAGGAAATACGGCTTGAAGCCTCCAACACTGTAA